The following are from one region of the Rosistilla carotiformis genome:
- a CDS encoding type II secretion system protein GspG, whose protein sequence is MRFSLRHLLLLAPAWITAYYIAPFATLGQQRITYIHSVAADAAHDVWEIRFWAETEMAGDPTMPYSDYNTGRLWGEAGVRLDPWGNEYQLVELNRDGIYGSRSPFHVYSFGADGISKSDGNDADDISSWGYGFKRYYKSMLVAKQVEKNIWRTLWITPVIYIGFLCVSRLLRTYTEQADG, encoded by the coding sequence CGCCCCTGCCTGGATCACTGCATACTACATCGCGCCGTTCGCGACGTTGGGCCAGCAACGCATTACGTATATCCACTCCGTTGCGGCAGATGCGGCACATGACGTTTGGGAAATCAGATTTTGGGCCGAAACGGAGATGGCAGGCGACCCTACGATGCCATATTCCGATTACAACACAGGTCGGCTTTGGGGGGAGGCGGGCGTACGGCTCGATCCGTGGGGAAACGAATACCAGCTTGTCGAGCTGAATCGCGATGGAATTTATGGCTCACGCTCTCCATTCCACGTGTATTCCTTTGGCGCCGACGGAATCTCAAAGTCTGACGGCAACGACGCTGACGACATCAGCTCCTGGGGCTACGGATTTAAACGTTACTACAAATCAATGCTCGTCGCTAAGCAGGTCGAAAAGAATATCTGGCGCACGCTCTGGATTACGCCCGTAATCTACATTGGATTCTTGTGTGTCTCGCGACTATTGCGCACGTATACTGAGCAAGCGGACGGGTAA
- a CDS encoding type II toxin-antitoxin system RelE/ParE family toxin has translation MKVRWTERASMDALGIYDYIAAQSQTYADSVYARILARPDQLQRFPDSGSIVPEYNRTDVRELFVHSFRLIYRIDGDEVRVLTVIHGSRRLSPEIPDGG, from the coding sequence TTGAAAGTTCGCTGGACAGAACGTGCATCTATGGATGCACTCGGAATCTACGACTACATTGCTGCCCAATCGCAAACGTACGCGGATTCCGTTTACGCGAGGATTCTTGCGCGTCCCGATCAACTACAGCGATTCCCGGACTCTGGCTCGATAGTTCCCGAATACAACCGCACTGACGTTCGCGAACTATTTGTTCATTCCTTTCGTCTCATCTATCGAATTGACGGTGACGAGGTGCGTGTACTCACTGTCATTCATGGCAGTCGACGGCTTTCACCAGAGATCCCAGACGGCGGATAA
- a CDS encoding YybH family protein → MTDDSAIRELQRTWFRATEDGDIATISGLMTDDIVFLTPGRPPFGRQEFIESFQGMIDHVAMHCNGEYEEIIVTGDFAYARARLEIIVTPKSGGIPKHLSGNTLSILRRSTDGKWKLCRDANLLTPKSN, encoded by the coding sequence ATGACAGATGACTCTGCGATTCGTGAACTTCAACGAACCTGGTTTCGTGCCACCGAGGACGGTGACATCGCCACAATCAGTGGACTGATGACCGACGATATTGTGTTCCTGACACCGGGAAGACCGCCGTTTGGACGGCAAGAGTTCATTGAGTCGTTCCAGGGCATGATCGACCACGTTGCCATGCATTGTAACGGGGAGTACGAGGAAATCATCGTGACTGGAGACTTCGCTTATGCCAGGGCTCGGCTTGAAATCATCGTGACGCCAAAAAGCGGCGGTATCCCAAAACATCTATCGGGAAACACTTTGTCAATTCTTCGGCGATCCACTGACGGCAAATGGAAACTGTGTCGCGATGCGAACCTGCTGACGCCAAAGAGCAACTGA
- a CDS encoding IS3 family transposase translates to MSQRRACRVLDQPRSSQRFEGKPKDEDERLTKRILHFVRERPRWGYRRICQLLRRDGETINRKKMYRLWRASGLKVPQKRRKKRATGVRGNACDVQAAGFVHDVWSWDFVQSSTLDGRTIRFLNIVDEYTRQCLTIKVGRSITSEDAIDTLAELFAMHGVPKRLRCDNGPEFISTAIKQWLAKIGVEILYIEPGSPWQNGVCESFNSRLRDEYLHQTDLINEDDTRMKARAWREDFNTQRPHSSLGYLTPSEFAHRSAASVRPTASLQQHCESPTPVS, encoded by the coding sequence GTGTCGCAACGACGTGCCTGCCGCGTGCTCGACCAACCGCGATCGAGCCAGCGATTTGAGGGGAAACCCAAAGACGAAGACGAGCGACTGACGAAGCGAATTCTTCACTTTGTTCGCGAGCGTCCTCGCTGGGGGTATCGACGTATCTGCCAACTTCTTCGCCGCGACGGTGAGACTATTAACAGGAAAAAAATGTATCGGCTTTGGAGAGCATCGGGGCTGAAGGTGCCACAAAAGCGTCGCAAAAAGCGTGCTACTGGCGTCCGAGGCAATGCATGCGACGTTCAAGCGGCAGGTTTTGTTCACGATGTTTGGAGCTGGGATTTCGTGCAATCGTCGACACTTGATGGACGAACGATTCGCTTCTTGAACATCGTCGATGAGTACACGCGGCAATGCCTGACGATCAAGGTCGGCCGCAGTATCACGAGCGAAGATGCGATCGACACGCTGGCTGAGCTGTTTGCAATGCACGGCGTTCCGAAACGACTTCGTTGCGATAACGGCCCCGAGTTCATCTCGACAGCGATCAAGCAATGGCTGGCAAAGATTGGCGTTGAGATCCTTTACATCGAACCTGGCTCGCCATGGCAGAACGGTGTCTGCGAGAGTTTCAACAGCCGGCTTCGTGACGAGTATCTGCATCAAACGGATTTGATCAATGAAGACGACACACGGATGAAAGCACGAGCTTGGCGGGAGGACTTCAACACCCAGCGCCCGCACAGTTCGCTTGGCTATCTAACCCCATCAGAGTTCGCGCATCGCAGTGCTGCTTCCGTTCGGCCTACGGCCTCACTCCAGCAGCACTGCGAATCACCCACCCCTGTTTCCTAA
- a CDS encoding transposase gives MSKKRRRHSPEQIIKKLRDADAMLAADKSVGEVLQALEVSEATLSRWRSQYGGMKSEEAKRLRALEEENNRLKKIVADQALDISMLKEITKGN, from the coding sequence ATGAGCAAGAAACGACGACGACATTCACCCGAACAGATCATCAAGAAGCTGCGTGACGCGGATGCCATGCTTGCCGCCGACAAGAGCGTGGGTGAGGTTCTCCAAGCACTGGAAGTTAGCGAGGCCACGCTGAGCCGCTGGCGGAGCCAGTATGGCGGCATGAAGAGCGAAGAGGCCAAGCGTCTTAGGGCACTTGAGGAGGAGAACAACCGACTCAAGAAGATTGTGGCCGACCAAGCTTTGGATATTTCGATGCTGAAGGAAATCACCAAGGGAAACTGA
- a CDS encoding alpha/beta hydrolase-fold protein, whose protein sequence is MLCRHERLPFDKSTRRVSLFSLKNRGEPDDVVVYCSDGQSIGAFAQQFFNAFGADCFWFVGVDCSTEHRNAEYVIGRDDSIFEMHECFFVNTVVDWATKAIGIQHSRGQSAVFGYSCGGAFAASIGIRHPDVYGTIFAFSIAGRPITNFDAKPEADLSELSFCFRSGSREPKGMRSYMKRLENWLRSADVQVNNKTLAGGHEFALWSAGLNESISAAYELTHNNAVNHSRRQRGF, encoded by the coding sequence ATGCTTTGCCGACATGAGCGACTACCTTTCGACAAATCCACACGCCGTGTGAGCCTGTTCTCGCTAAAGAACCGTGGAGAGCCCGATGATGTTGTCGTCTATTGCTCAGACGGCCAAAGCATTGGGGCGTTCGCTCAACAATTCTTTAACGCATTTGGAGCTGACTGCTTTTGGTTCGTCGGGGTAGATTGCTCGACCGAACACCGTAATGCGGAATACGTGATCGGTCGAGACGACTCCATTTTCGAGATGCATGAATGCTTTTTTGTAAACACGGTTGTGGATTGGGCAACTAAAGCGATTGGTATACAACATTCGCGCGGTCAATCAGCTGTTTTCGGATATTCATGCGGTGGAGCGTTTGCCGCTTCGATTGGAATACGGCATCCAGATGTTTATGGAACCATTTTTGCTTTCTCGATTGCGGGTAGGCCAATCACAAATTTTGACGCTAAGCCGGAGGCAGATTTGTCGGAGCTAAGTTTTTGCTTTCGGTCCGGATCACGAGAACCGAAGGGGATGCGTAGCTACATGAAGCGTCTCGAAAATTGGCTTCGTTCTGCCGATGTTCAGGTTAACAACAAGACGCTTGCTGGTGGACACGAATTTGCGCTTTGGTCTGCTGGATTAAACGAATCAATTTCAGCCGCGTACGAGTTGACGCATAACAACGCGGTGAACCACAGCCGCCGACAGCGTGGTTTTTGA
- a CDS encoding SGNH/GDSL hydrolase family protein — protein MNDRREFLRNSFAAASIATLATGASGQDQEPAVKPSEVDGYCYRLPKLKQGCRLLFQGDSITDMQWGRNEKDRNHYLGHSYVFLIAARLGVDMPDAQLDIYNRGMSGHKVGDLRGRWKKDAIDMKPDLLCILIGVNDVGKNLNGVDVKSWEADYRFLLHASREANPELKLVLLDPFVLPSGRLSNRDSYKRWRDQIERLIPIVVRLSEEFDAVHVKTQEVFDTAAKAGSPGNWIWDGVHPLPQGHELIARSWLHEVSRNWGSS, from the coding sequence ATGAATGATCGACGTGAATTTCTCAGAAACAGTTTCGCTGCGGCGAGCATTGCAACCTTGGCTACCGGTGCAAGTGGCCAGGACCAGGAACCGGCCGTAAAACCCTCCGAGGTCGATGGGTATTGCTATCGATTGCCTAAGCTGAAACAAGGTTGCCGCTTACTATTCCAGGGTGATTCCATTACCGACATGCAATGGGGACGCAACGAAAAAGATCGGAATCACTACCTCGGCCACAGCTACGTTTTTCTGATTGCCGCTCGCCTTGGCGTTGACATGCCGGATGCCCAACTTGACATCTACAATCGTGGCATGAGTGGTCACAAGGTCGGTGACTTGCGTGGGCGTTGGAAGAAAGACGCGATCGACATGAAGCCTGATCTCCTCTGTATCCTCATCGGTGTCAATGATGTTGGAAAAAATCTCAATGGAGTCGATGTCAAAAGCTGGGAAGCTGACTATCGCTTCCTTCTTCACGCCAGCCGTGAAGCGAATCCAGAATTAAAATTGGTCTTGCTCGATCCTTTTGTCTTGCCTTCCGGTCGGCTATCTAACAGAGATTCTTACAAAAGATGGCGTGATCAGATCGAACGCCTGATCCCCATTGTCGTTCGGCTTTCAGAGGAATTCGATGCCGTGCACGTCAAGACTCAGGAAGTTTTCGACACGGCTGCCAAGGCGGGATCCCCTGGAAACTGGATATGGGACGGTGTTCATCCGCTGCCGCAAGGACATGAACTAATCGCTCGCAGTTGGCTGCACGAAGTCAGTCGGAATTGGGGCTCGAGTTGA
- the tnpC gene encoding IS66 family transposase, producing MNVPKITTDCPDCKTLLEQQQAINEMLVKQIEILTARLEKVEREGKRQAAPFRKKRKSDPKKPGRKSGEDHGNHHRRAVPEVIDETYDVPLPACCPDCGHKELTKTETLVQFQTEIPRTVINRQFNIDAGRCSGCGSHVQSRHELQTSGAVGAAAAQLGPNVHAAMTLLNKELGLSHGKVKRLLEMLFEIHVSRSTSCRSMLRTADRLEQADQQVRDAVRGSPQVVGDETGWRVDGRGAWLHAFVGLTATCYEVDPTRSIGPAKRLLGMDWSGIFGHDGWAVYDKFTSATHQQCFAHLLRRCESLIESGTGVALAFPRGVKKLLLRGFEFRNRFRRDEVGVHGMKVMAGRLTMQMWDLVRHRKTHRANERFAKFLEKHLHDLYTFLRHPGADATNWRGEQAIRPAVVNRKVWGGNRTESGALAQSRIMSVMQTCKQRLADPFDFIRHQLLSPTPLALPLPITAR from the coding sequence ATGAATGTCCCCAAGATTACGACCGATTGTCCCGACTGCAAGACGTTACTTGAGCAACAGCAGGCGATCAATGAAATGCTGGTCAAGCAGATCGAAATATTGACTGCACGTCTCGAAAAGGTTGAACGCGAAGGTAAACGCCAAGCGGCTCCCTTTCGCAAGAAACGAAAATCCGATCCGAAGAAACCGGGACGCAAGAGTGGCGAGGATCACGGCAATCACCATCGCCGAGCCGTGCCTGAGGTGATCGACGAGACCTACGATGTTCCGCTGCCCGCATGCTGCCCCGATTGCGGTCACAAGGAACTGACGAAAACCGAAACTCTCGTCCAATTCCAAACCGAGATCCCTCGCACCGTCATCAACCGACAATTCAATATTGACGCTGGCCGTTGCAGTGGATGCGGAAGCCATGTTCAGAGCCGACACGAATTGCAAACTTCCGGCGCCGTGGGCGCTGCCGCCGCTCAACTTGGCCCGAATGTCCACGCCGCGATGACGCTGCTCAACAAAGAACTCGGGCTCAGTCATGGCAAAGTCAAACGCCTGCTGGAAATGCTCTTTGAAATCCACGTCAGTCGGAGCACCAGTTGTCGCAGTATGCTTCGCACGGCGGATCGACTCGAGCAGGCTGACCAACAAGTTCGTGATGCCGTGCGAGGTTCACCGCAGGTCGTAGGTGATGAAACGGGCTGGCGAGTGGATGGACGTGGGGCTTGGCTACACGCCTTCGTCGGGCTGACGGCCACGTGCTACGAGGTGGACCCGACGCGAAGCATCGGACCGGCAAAACGACTGCTGGGGATGGATTGGTCTGGAATCTTCGGACACGATGGCTGGGCGGTCTACGACAAATTCACTTCGGCGACTCATCAACAATGCTTCGCGCACCTGCTTCGGCGATGTGAATCGCTGATCGAAAGCGGGACGGGTGTTGCGTTGGCGTTTCCGCGCGGCGTGAAGAAGTTGTTGTTGCGAGGTTTTGAATTTCGCAATCGCTTTCGGCGAGATGAAGTGGGCGTTCATGGCATGAAGGTGATGGCAGGAAGATTGACAATGCAGATGTGGGACTTGGTCCGCCATCGGAAGACCCACAGGGCCAATGAACGATTCGCAAAGTTCCTCGAGAAGCACTTACATGACCTGTACACCTTTCTTCGGCATCCCGGTGCGGATGCGACGAACTGGCGAGGCGAGCAAGCGATTCGTCCCGCCGTGGTGAATCGGAAAGTCTGGGGCGGAAATCGAACCGAGTCCGGAGCGTTGGCACAATCCCGAATCATGAGTGTGATGCAAACCTGCAAGCAACGACTGGCCGACCCGTTCGACTTCATCCGCCATCAACTGCTCAGCCCTACGCCGCTGGCACTGCCATTACCCATCACGGCCCGGTAA
- a CDS encoding MBL fold metallo-hydrolase, with product MAIIHQVLGSPGRDNALLVRVESGQRVTRLLFDCGDGCASDLSLSEIQAIDHLFFSHCHMDHIGGFDSFFRCTFHRSSKENRIWGPPSTSSILHHRFQGFLWNLAGEMSSTWTVNDIWPSEIRRYRYQLSESFKEQHNAGVHARSEVVLDDDDFTVSAIPLSHHGPCLGYLVREKPSINVSTERLAAMGIRPGPWMKDLKTDAVATDVTIDGKTYALSDLRSELLTETHGDSIAYLTDFLLDQEAFQRLSSVLADCDVVVCEAQYRHADVELAKRNHHTTVRQVAELAAAANCSHLVLFHLSDRYTKPQWVAMLEESRESFSRTRFPVEWNL from the coding sequence ATGGCGATTATACATCAAGTCCTCGGCAGTCCCGGTCGCGACAATGCACTTCTTGTGCGTGTCGAATCTGGACAGCGAGTCACGCGTCTATTGTTTGATTGCGGTGACGGCTGTGCATCAGATCTGTCGCTATCTGAAATCCAAGCGATCGACCATCTTTTCTTTTCACACTGCCACATGGATCATATCGGAGGCTTTGATTCATTCTTTCGCTGCACCTTCCATCGCAGTTCAAAAGAGAACAGGATCTGGGGGCCGCCTAGCACTTCGTCGATTCTACATCATCGATTTCAAGGATTCCTATGGAATCTCGCAGGTGAAATGAGTTCAACATGGACCGTCAACGACATCTGGCCTAGTGAGATCAGGCGTTACCGGTATCAGCTATCGGAGTCGTTTAAAGAACAGCACAATGCTGGAGTCCACGCGAGATCGGAAGTTGTCCTCGATGATGACGATTTCACCGTTTCGGCGATTCCGTTGTCACATCACGGCCCTTGCCTTGGCTATTTGGTGCGTGAAAAACCGAGTATCAACGTCTCTACCGAACGCCTCGCTGCAATGGGCATCCGCCCGGGCCCATGGATGAAAGATCTAAAGACCGACGCAGTAGCGACCGACGTCACTATCGATGGAAAGACGTACGCACTCTCCGATTTGCGGTCAGAGCTCCTGACAGAAACTCATGGAGACTCCATAGCGTATTTAACGGACTTTTTGCTGGATCAGGAGGCATTTCAGCGGCTTTCATCCGTCCTCGCGGACTGTGATGTCGTTGTGTGCGAAGCTCAGTATCGCCACGCGGACGTGGAACTGGCAAAACGGAACCATCACACGACGGTCAGGCAGGTAGCGGAGCTAGCTGCTGCTGCGAATTGCAGTCATCTCGTCCTATTCCACCTGTCGGATCGCTACACGAAGCCTCAATGGGTTGCAATGCTCGAAGAGAGTCGAGAATCATTCTCGCGGACCAGGTTCCCTGTAGAATGGAACCTCTAA
- a CDS encoding arylsulfatase, with product MKRTLLAAICGILTVAMASAADKPNILFIVSDDTGYGDLGPYGGGEGRGMPTPNIDRLAQEGMTFFSFYAQPSCTPGRAAMQTGRIPNRSGMTTVAFQGQGGGLPAAEWTLASVLKKGGYKTYFTGKWHLGEADYALPNAQGYDVMEHCFLYHCNAYTYGDPTWFPDMDPKLRSMFNKVTKGSLSGNAGEKAKEDFKVNGQYVDKPGESVTIEGVNYPDGVVGIPFMDQYVEASGIKFLEEAAKTPDEPFFINVNFMKVHQPNLPAPEFKHKSLSKSKYADSVVELDTRIGNITAKLKELGLDKNTLVFYTTDNGAWQDVYPDAGYTPFRGTKGTVREGGNRVPAIAVWPDKIKPGVKNHDIVGGLDLMATFASVAGVELPEKDREGEPIYFDSYDMTPVLTGKGKSAREAWFYFTEVELTPGAARVGNYKALFNIRGDDGASTGGLAVDTNLGWKGPEKYVAVVPQVFDLWADPQERYDIFMNNFTERTWTLVTINESIKELMKTYVKYPPRKLQSEVYTGPITLPQYQRFQHVRDSLEKEGFSLPLPTGN from the coding sequence ATGAAACGCACCCTACTAGCCGCGATTTGCGGCATCCTTACGGTCGCAATGGCGAGTGCTGCGGATAAACCAAACATCTTGTTCATCGTCTCCGACGACACCGGATACGGCGATCTCGGCCCCTATGGTGGTGGCGAGGGACGCGGCATGCCGACGCCGAACATCGATCGGTTGGCCCAAGAAGGGATGACCTTCTTCTCCTTCTATGCGCAACCAAGTTGCACACCCGGTCGTGCTGCGATGCAGACCGGCCGCATCCCGAACCGCAGCGGCATGACGACCGTCGCGTTTCAGGGACAAGGGGGCGGGCTTCCCGCCGCCGAATGGACCCTTGCCTCGGTGCTGAAGAAGGGTGGATACAAAACCTACTTCACCGGCAAGTGGCATCTTGGCGAAGCGGACTACGCGCTGCCAAACGCTCAGGGATACGATGTGATGGAACATTGCTTCCTGTATCACTGCAACGCTTACACCTATGGCGACCCCACTTGGTTCCCCGACATGGATCCGAAACTCCGGTCGATGTTCAACAAGGTCACCAAGGGATCGCTCTCGGGCAACGCTGGTGAGAAAGCCAAAGAAGACTTCAAAGTCAACGGCCAGTACGTCGACAAGCCAGGCGAAAGCGTCACCATCGAAGGAGTCAATTATCCCGATGGCGTCGTCGGAATTCCTTTTATGGATCAGTATGTCGAAGCGTCGGGCATCAAGTTTCTTGAGGAAGCGGCTAAGACCCCCGACGAACCATTTTTCATCAACGTCAACTTCATGAAGGTTCACCAACCGAACCTGCCAGCTCCCGAGTTCAAGCACAAATCGCTCTCGAAGTCGAAGTACGCCGACTCGGTCGTCGAGCTCGATACGCGGATCGGAAACATCACCGCCAAGCTCAAGGAACTCGGACTCGACAAGAATACGCTTGTCTTTTACACGACCGACAATGGTGCGTGGCAGGACGTTTACCCCGATGCCGGTTACACCCCGTTCCGTGGAACCAAGGGAACCGTGCGTGAAGGTGGTAACCGCGTTCCAGCGATCGCTGTATGGCCCGACAAGATCAAACCGGGTGTAAAGAATCACGACATCGTCGGTGGTTTGGACCTGATGGCTACCTTTGCTTCGGTAGCGGGCGTTGAATTGCCCGAGAAGGATCGCGAAGGCGAACCGATCTACTTCGACAGTTACGACATGACCCCAGTGCTAACCGGCAAGGGGAAGAGCGCGCGTGAAGCGTGGTTCTACTTCACCGAAGTCGAACTCACACCGGGTGCGGCTCGCGTCGGTAACTACAAGGCGTTGTTCAACATTCGCGGCGACGACGGCGCATCGACCGGCGGACTGGCCGTCGATACCAATCTGGGATGGAAGGGACCGGAAAAGTACGTCGCCGTCGTTCCTCAAGTGTTTGACCTCTGGGCGGATCCGCAGGAGCGTTACGACATCTTTATGAACAACTTCACCGAGCGAACTTGGACTCTCGTGACGATCAACGAGTCGATCAAAGAGCTGATGAAGACATACGTCAAGTATCCGCCGCGTAAGCTGCAGAGCGAAGTCTACACCGGCCCGATCACGCTTCCGCAATACCAACGGTTCCAGCATGTGAGAGACTCGCTGGAGAAGGAAGGCTTCTCGCTTCCATTGCCAACGGGCAACTGA
- a CDS encoding HAD family hydrolase codes for MTPTSPKLCFIHAIAIVLALASSSLHADEPLASWNDTATKQAIVEFVERVTNNDLPDYVAPEDRIATFDNDGTLWGEHPMYTQLAFAIDRVKALAPQHPEWKTKQPFKAVLENDLPALAASGEKGLLELVMVSHAGISTAEFEAIVKDWLETARHPRFKKRYTEMTFQPMLELLAYLRANDFKTFIVSGGGVEFMRPMTQAVYGIPPEQVVGSSIKTQYEVKDGKPMLMRLAEIDFIDDKTGKPVGINKFIGKRPIASFGNSAGDREMLQWTGAGDGARLMMLVFHDDAEREYAYGPADGLPDTKFGTFPQSLMDEANEKGWHVISMKNDWKSIHPADAE; via the coding sequence ATGACACCAACCTCCCCGAAGCTCTGTTTTATTCATGCGATCGCGATCGTCTTGGCGCTGGCCAGTTCGTCATTGCATGCCGACGAACCACTGGCATCTTGGAACGATACGGCGACGAAGCAAGCGATCGTTGAATTCGTTGAGAGAGTCACGAACAACGACTTGCCAGATTACGTGGCTCCCGAAGATCGCATCGCGACGTTCGACAACGACGGCACGCTTTGGGGTGAGCACCCGATGTACACCCAGCTCGCCTTTGCGATCGACCGCGTCAAAGCGCTCGCACCGCAGCATCCCGAATGGAAGACCAAGCAGCCATTCAAAGCCGTGCTCGAGAACGACCTGCCGGCGCTCGCCGCCTCAGGCGAAAAAGGACTCCTCGAACTGGTGATGGTTTCGCACGCTGGCATCAGCACCGCAGAGTTCGAAGCGATCGTGAAGGACTGGCTCGAAACGGCGCGGCATCCGCGTTTTAAGAAGCGTTACACCGAGATGACATTTCAACCGATGCTGGAGCTGTTGGCCTATCTGCGTGCGAACGACTTCAAAACGTTCATCGTCTCCGGCGGCGGAGTCGAATTCATGCGGCCGATGACTCAGGCGGTCTACGGTATTCCGCCCGAACAAGTCGTTGGATCGTCGATCAAAACGCAATATGAGGTCAAAGACGGCAAGCCGATGCTGATGCGATTAGCCGAGATCGATTTCATCGACGACAAGACCGGCAAGCCCGTCGGCATCAACAAATTCATCGGCAAGCGTCCGATCGCGTCGTTCGGCAACTCCGCTGGAGACCGCGAGATGCTGCAGTGGACCGGTGCGGGCGATGGAGCGCGGCTGATGATGCTGGTCTTCCACGACGATGCCGAGCGTGAATATGCCTATGGTCCAGCGGATGGACTGCCCGACACCAAGTTCGGCACCTTCCCGCAGTCGCTGATGGACGAAGCCAATGAAAAGGGCTGGCATGTGATCAGCATGAAAAACGACTGGAAGTCGATCCACCCAGCGGACGCTGAGTAA
- a CDS encoding C40 family peptidase: protein MKITNWILSALLATGAIGLTGCKPADTATGDATPTAESSTDDHGHDHSETDHSMSGHGHGVGPHDGTIADWGGGKFHVEFTVDHDKTEATVYVLGGDEKTAAPIAAESIELTIVDPEMQVTLKPSPQEGDPDGTASRFVGTHEKLGVVQEYAGTMTGVIDGTPYTGEFKEEAHTH from the coding sequence ATGAAGATTACAAACTGGATTCTCTCCGCACTGTTGGCAACCGGTGCGATTGGTTTGACGGGATGCAAACCAGCCGACACAGCGACCGGCGACGCAACCCCAACCGCCGAGAGTTCGACCGACGACCATGGCCACGATCATTCCGAAACCGACCACAGCATGTCCGGGCACGGACACGGCGTCGGCCCACACGACGGAACGATTGCCGATTGGGGCGGAGGCAAATTCCATGTCGAATTCACCGTCGACCACGACAAAACCGAAGCGACTGTTTATGTCTTGGGAGGCGACGAAAAGACCGCCGCCCCGATCGCTGCGGAATCGATCGAGCTGACGATCGTCGATCCCGAGATGCAAGTCACGCTGAAGCCATCGCCCCAAGAAGGCGACCCCGACGGAACCGCTTCGCGTTTTGTCGGCACGCACGAGAAGTTGGGTGTCGTGCAAGAATATGCCGGCACGATGACCGGCGTGATCGATGGCACTCCGTACACCGGAGAGTTTAAGGAAGAAGCACACACGCACTAA